ACATGCATGAGTAAAGCATATAGAAAAGCCAATGGGTCAAATTGGTTTGAGAGactttttgttttcactttatttCTTATTCTTCCAaagtttatataagaaaaagtaaaaatagaaaatgaaaacagaACACAGAAAACAATAAGAAAGTGTTCTCTTTTCTATATAAACTTTTGGAAACAGGAAACAGAGtgaaactataaaatattttttcaaaccaAACTGGTCCTAAAGCATAAATAGCATGATAAGAACAAGGAAGTGATCATTCACAAAACTTTTAGCAAACTGTTTAGAAAGTAAGTCGAACAGTGATAAACTATCTAACACATCAACTCAGGGCTAGGGGAGGGGAACGGTACAGAAGTGACAATTCGCTTAAGAAGCAAATATACACAATGTCAATAAACATAAACACGCAAATGAATGTAATATGAATAGTGTTTGCACAAAAATCCAAGTCCATTAATATGTACCTTGGCAGCAAAGTTGCCTCCGTGAGTCCGCACAAATGCTTTCAATCTCAATAATGGTGCAATGTGAGGGTTGGCCTGGCTAACTATAAAATGATTGACATTGAATAGTTCTTTCAACTGCATCATAGGTAAATCAATCTCCAAGCTACCATCCCTCCAACGGCGCGCTGGTGTGGAACCCTCTTCAGGACCTAAGTTAAAAGGAGGATGATAAGGAATAATTTCCCCACTTCTATCCTTTGCCATCAATTCTTGAGCTTCAAAAAGGCCAGGAAAGGCACAAGAAGCAGTGACTGCACTCCATATAACCACATGGGGTGAAGTCAAGTAGTTAAGACATCTAGGTGGTTCGTGCTTCCTTGGGGAACAAACTGTAATCCCGAGAATTCTACCAGTCATGTCATAAGCTTCTTGAAATGTAAGGTTGCTTGTTAGATGCCTCAACATTATTTGCAACTGTCTGATCTCATGAACAGCACCAAATGTCGCGACTCTCTTAACAACTGTAAAAATCCCACCCATTTGATCGAAAAATTGCAGTGAGTGCCATGAATCTTCAAAAAAGCTCTGAAGCTCAGGCCAAGTCCTCGTGGCAACAACGGCACACATAATGGATCCCACACTTGAACCAGCAATTATCCTAGGCAAGAGTTTATGTTCTACCAGTGTTTTAACTACACCCACATGAGAAGCTCCAAGAGAAGCACCCCCACTTAATAGCAAAGCAGTCCTCCCAAATGCATGCCTAGTTTCATGCATGAAAGCAAGCTTTTCTTCCAATGATAGCTCCTCTGAATCAGAATCACAGACCATTTTCAATTGAGTCGTTACTTCATCAATGTATTCCTTGATTAATCTGGGCACCTGAAGCCTACCCTTGTGTAGTTCAGGATTACACATATTACCTAAATTTCTAACAAGATCGGCACgcatacaaaatattatatctcTAAGAGATCGCTCTTGCCGACGGTGGCGGAGCTCTTGAAGCTTGTTCCTCACCAATTCCACATCATAAAGGTCTGATTCATTCATCTTTGTTGTCTCTCTATCAAGCATCTTAGCTGCATGAGCCCACTCCTCATAGGTCAAAGCAGATCTCATCATGTTTCTCCAAAACTTCCTCCTATATGCCATTTCAGCCCTTACTTTCACATTTGTATACCGTTTCAACAAGAAAGCAACAATTGTCATCATTGCCAGTATCCCCTGAGGATTCCTGGGATGCAACCATGATATAAAGGATAACAAACCCCCCCTAAACCTATAGAAGAGATCTAACAACACATGAAATATCTGGTGCTGAAACTGTGACATGGACCTACAAAATAGAACCCTGAAAGCAATTGTTCTACCAAGAATGTCTGAAGGACCAATTGGAAAACGGTCTACTCTAGCCTCATTACTAATATGATCCATTCTCCCTTGATCAAAATAAAAGCAATGTCCTTCTCacaaatcaaaactaaaaactaccaacgtattaaataatatacaataaaGCCAGCATACAATGTGAAAATGCAAGGCTGATGAAAAgattacaaagaaaataatccACTAGGATGTTACAAAATGATAAACGTGTGTTTCTCCTGTGTTTAACTCCAAAACTCAAATAATCCCTACTTTAAATATAATCAGAAAAGGAAACTATGTAGAAAAGACTATGCAACAGAACAGTACTATAAGTCCTTGTATTTCTTCGGACACCAAGAAACCTATGAACCACGATGGCAACTCTGAATCAGATACCCAAAAcctttcaaataaaaaagatgaaaaatttaATCAACCCCAGGAACCAAATCGTTGATCTCTGAAAACAATCTTTGTGAAGAGCCAAAAGGGTAGCAAATTTTTGGTCTTATAATTAAGAATGGGAGAGAGTGGAAGAGGGGTGGCAGCGGAATCTGAGAAGAGAGGATAAGATACCCATACGGTGACAGGGAGCCTCGTCACGAAAATGATGACGTGGAATGAAGCACATCCTTATGGTTCGTTATAGAATTGACCCACATgataaaggaaaaagagaaggtgagagagaaaaatatagtttttggCATTTACGAATTCCAATTGGATAATAACGTTGAATTATAGTTTGCGCCAGCATCAGCACTGAAAAACGACAAAAagttctttcttttccttccaaGAATAAGAAATATGCAGAAAACGGGCCACTCAACGGAAGGGAATTTCTTCCACAATCCCATGTTTTCTTTCtgtattctcatttttttttaaattttagttatatcCATACGGAAGGTAGTAGAAAAAGATATTTCGAATGgtacaatttataaatattctagattatataattggtatgttatattaaatattctatattatataattggtaATGCAAATTTATGTTATAGATGGTACAGTTAGTAATACGAATTTCGAAGAAAATTTAGAGCGTAAATTACTTtttgattatataatttgtaatgtaaatttatattctaGATTATATGGTTCGTATATTTGGAAGACAATTTggaatacaaattatatttaagagtGTAGAAttcataatacaaatttatattttaaattgtacagTTCGTAATGTGTCAGAACTAGTAAAATCCAAGCACGTCTCGCTTAGTGGAATTCACGTGTCAAGAGGGAGGCGCGACACTCAGATGacgaacgccaggtgtcaagcaaaGAAGATCAGAAAGTCAGTTAGTGGAAAACATGTGTCGACTGAAGAGGGGACGTTCGTTCTGACGCGCGGAGCAAAACTTGGATTTTTAGAAAATCTACtccactctcctctgcatgcaccctctttccaaaaatctgatctttcattttctccttcttctctctagaaaactctCCCTTTTCTCTATGATAACTCACCTTTTTCTATGCTCCGATCAACGTTCCGGCACCGTAGGATCACTTccggcgtcccaagcttcaACTTGAACCGAACGGTTTCGAATTCtggaaactggtaagtttccttttccttagtcgttcgttctttTGGAAGTGCAagccaagttctggttgcatgagtccCTAGTTTATTTCTGAACTCCTTGTTGGTCTGTTGTTGATTTTGGTTTGAAGATTAGTTgaacgttgagggtagaaggaatcTTAGTTTGACAAAACCAAGTTGCGGTCTGTAagacgttcgttcacgctcagaggtaaggaaagcttatttgatttaattcgtatgttgtgttttgtatgaacgttcgttaattgACTGCATGAGTATAATGCATGATGTTTGATGAGATTGAATTGTATGAACGATCGTTGATTTATGGTTGGGAATGAAATACATGAATTTacatgatatggattgtatgaaatgtgagagttgatgttgatatgaacgcATGAAACTATGAGATTGCATGATGAGAAATGAACTGGAATGAAAATGGATTGTATAAGAATTTCCCCATAATAATGTACGTTCGTTgctgaacggtctttgaccgttcggttttcccttgtaacatagaaaaaaaaatgggattctttcatttggatagaaccctagttgaggacgagcgtcctcgtgttATAATACTATGCtagagcgttcggccaagcacaaTTGTATCTGGTATTCTTTGATAAACtctattcttttatatatatatatatatatatatatatgtaatagtaTATTTCCTCGTTCGTAAACACTACCTTGACAGTCCcttagtatatttatcaaatctATTGTTATAAGTTaaatggtgctcggtcttatactaagcgctcgtactgagaagtgctcggtcttacacctagcgctcgctataagtggtgctcggtcttatactgagcgccCGTACTCATTCttgtaaattagttttaatgAAATAGCGTACGTCCAACTTCAAAAGAACTTTCCTTTaccacgttcggtcattgactggcagtggATTTCAGTATGAGAATTATTCTAAATATGGTTCGTTAACGTCTTGAGGTGTCTACATTCTATGTATTCGGCCTGGAGCCTCCACACTTAAATTATTCCTTGAAGTATTGGTTTGAACTCACGAGGGTCAGTTCATTAAACTGATTCACatggtaaataacgttcgtcacTTGGAACCTGATATTACTCAAATCTGATAGTAACTCCGTTGTTCGTACTCTGATCTAGAACGGGTGTCTTCTTGGTCCCGTccacagcgttcgtcctcgttctgagtgaggatAGAACATTCGGTATTTTGGTGTCTTTATAAACCTTTGAACAAAGATGAGATTTAACTTATTGacaataaagatgaatttgagaaaagtgataatgaaagatggaattgagaacgattatgaatgaaataagaagagaatgtgatatgaatgaaatgatgtgaagttgatcgagcgttccggggaggaacgactcatgtatgaatattggaattggtaaagtatgactgtgggcatgctagtactggctgttcatcctgatgtttcgtgggtactcgtcctcacgtagaggagggtaggtcatgtgtggaaacggcaggaggttccgtccttaggggtactttggatgaataggactaacctcgggtggcagctgatgagagtattccagttactacatcacccgggtgcacgaacgcttgtaactacacagatttcatacagtccggacaattagtctagtaataggctttGAATGATATGTTTGACGAAATATACCTTGTTTTGTTGGATTGTTTGAAATGCATGtttatacttgaattaaattacataagcttaccttgtgttTCCTGTCGTGTctggttttgtacgtccgtccttgtcattgcaatgatcatccgtgtggatgtgagcagaaggagacgagcggctggaagaggcgctggaagaagaaaatttgaaaaaaatcgAAGTCAAGACCGGAGAGTAGGACGTTCGGGCAATAGTCTAGTTGTAGTAAGGTGGACGTCCGCTcaccttttcttttgtttaagtATGAACGATCGgtattgttatttttgtaaacCGGTCGCATAGTTTGGGTAGTGAGGtacaattttaaattgtaactCTTTTTGTAAGGCCGTTCAGCCATGAGCGTACGCTCGAttctagtgtaagactgatttTGGATTATTAGtgtgattattctaatatatagtttattgctgtatttttgggatgttacataatgtaaatttaaaaattaacataaatatgcaaaaaaatttaatatttttaatacgggtaactaaatcattttattaaaattgtaggGTTGTTAGAAGAAAACATGGAAGTGTAGAAAGAGATCCTCTCTATAAAAGGTCAGATCTACGTTAAAGAGATAATGCGCTTTAACTTCCTTCGTTTTATATTTTCCTTATATACCTCCTGATGTTTTAAAATGGGTGTTTTTCCTATCCTTtagtaaaaatgtaaaaaaaaaaattagataagcAATAATTACTACTTACCAAATCACATTTACTTCTATGCCTTTATTTACTGCCCTCCCTCATACGCCTCCAAGTTCATCGTTTCTACTTTGTTCTTCTATATGCTTGCTTcgtttttgttcttatttttcttcGTGGTCTGTTCGTGATCCCTTCATTGTTGGTGGTGAGTTTTCTTCGTGGTCTCCTTGCTGGTGGtgagttttgttttgtttgaacgttcatcttcttcatttgaTAGGTATAAGTATTTAAGTTTGTTTCGTTTTCATATAGTTATTTATGCTTAATTTGGAACAAAttcattgaattttgaaatccgaTTAAGAAGATCCCTGAAtttaaaactaacaaaaattatgaaatctGAGTTAAGAAATCAccgaattttgaaatccaatttaGGAAGTTaccgaattttaaaatttggtttgaAAAGttactgaattttaaaattcaattaggATATTACAATATTTCGAATCTAGTTAAGTCATTAACCAGATTTCGAAAACCGATTTAGCAGATAACCACAGATTTCAAAATTCTGTTGCTACCTTGAGCGGATTTCAAAAGCAAGTGACttctttaaaaagtatatattttattaagtgttttttcttttaattttatttttaattggttaaaattttttcttttttaataatttcttaaggtatttttattagtattattattagtgaGGAGAGGTATTCAATGATGGAGATGTTATGTTATAGGTGGTTATATTGTAAGAAAGAAGATTATCCTTTCAGTTTGATGGATTCACAAGTAAATTCGAGTTTCGTGTCAAATTTATCTTCTTTCATCAATGAAATGTGCAAGATAGgttatacaaataatttaacaaCTAGTAAGATATTTTCTAAACGTGATAAGTTAATTGAATGTGTTCGAGGGATTGTTTTTCATCTTGGGTATGTTGTCGTAACATTAAGATTTGATAAAGCTACTTCTGAACCTAGGAGAAAGAGGCTTGTCTTATTAGGATGTGAAGCGGTGGAAAGTATAAGAAATACAAACCTGATGTTCAACTGAGTATATACgacaaaaaaaatgtgaatttcCTTTTAAGTTGAGGGGCAAGCCAAAGGAGAGTGATGTGTATTGAAGGTTATATGTGGATACCATAACTATGATCTAACATAGAGAGTTTAGTTGGTCATCATTTTGTTGGGAGGTTAAATCTCACTAAACAATCATTACTTATTGATATGACTAAGAGTTAAATGAAGCTTGCCAATATTCCACTAACtctgaaataaaataatgattgtaATGTTACAACAATCAAGCAAATATATAATACAAGGTATACTTCCACACAATCATTGAGAGGGTTGAGAACTAAATTgcaataatgatgatgatgttggatcATGATAAATACATCCATTGAAGTAGATATATCGACTAATCTGAGGTAGTAAGTAACCTCTTTTGGTCACATCCTGATAAAATTAAGTTGTTGAAtgcatttaatgttgttttctTGATGGATACGACGTAAAAAACCAACAAATGTTGGCTGCCATTGCTTGAGGTAATTGGAATGACATCTATAGGTTGACCTTCTCTTGGGCTTTGGATTCTTATCAAGTgaacatgaaaataatttcacttaaGCTTTGGAAAGACATAGAGGATTATTTCTGACATCACGACAAAAAATCATCGTTTATAAGATTCTCACGATGCACTTGATAGATCCTTGCATTCAcgatgacaaaaaaaataattaaaatttttaaatagcCTTTAACACATAAACAATGTATGATTACATACCAACAAACTAGATTTTAACGGTGATCTACTACGAACTAGAGTGTCATCTGAGAGATGTCATCGGAGTCAAGGTGCAAGACTTAGTCGGTCGTCGTTGGCAGCAAAAATCACATAGGGATGGGATGCCCTTCTAAACCAATGCATGTATCCCTGAACACAAGCAGATGGAGATGAGATCGATGTCACATTCATTACCACATGATTCACAAAGCACAACCAAGAATCACCAATGGTTGTTATGTCAACCTCTTGAATAACATTTGACGACCACGAGATTGACTTCTCATACCTAAATTGttaggataaacttaaattttaaggatcattaaaatcttattttattagttttgggtttagtaatatttagtttgattttgatagagataaaatatatataggtagttttgattttccttttatttaggagcagtatcattttattttattgatacaagatagagatagattaagtagattttattttaagttagttgatattttatcgtcagtttttattatttgtacttggTCCAAGGCCTTATTTGCACCTATTTAAAGGTTTCCAaggtttaatgaaaaataatccTAGTGAATTgaagaatattattatttgcGTGGGTCacgtttttttaacataaattgCCTTAATACGCATTTAGGCAGATATTGGTGAACAATCATACCAATTTTGATCTATCCAGAAAAATATAGTGATGACCAAAAGTGGACAACTAGCTTGATGTGACTAATATGGGCACCATATCACCCTATCATATGTCAGTTCATCGAAACGTGTCATGGCCTCAAGTAGGCTAGTAACATGCCTCACTGCCACCTAATGTGTGGCACAAGGTCTATCTTCATCATAAGTTGACAACAGATGCCTCATTCCCAGAAGTGTTCATAAATCCAACtctacaaaaaaattaattaaaggttggttaataataataaaaaataaagaaaatcaaaatgcaAGATGTATGTGTACATGTAAAAGAGTTAGATACCTTGTTAATTGATTTGTCCTAACAAAGCTAGCAGCTTTGAGCTAATCATACAAGTGGACTAGTGCAACaaccactacaaaaaatattaatattactgACGGATTTTTACCGACGGATCAATATCCGTCGATATATCTTAATTTCCGACGGAATTACCGAtggtgtttttatgttttttactGACGGTCAAAACCCTTCGGTAAGACCATCAGTAAGTGACATggcattaccgacggatttaccgaaggctttggGTCGTCGGTAAAAAGAGCGAGATTTTTCCCGCCCATTATTTCACGGACgacattaccgacggatttaccgaaggcttttggccgtcgataaaaAGAGCGGGAATTTTCCCGCCCATTATTTCGCTGGATGACATTACCGActgatttaccgaaggcctctGACCATCGGTAAAAGAACGGAATTTTTTGAGACCAGCTTCGCATCCAGTGCCAATATATGTGGCAAACACTCATTTCTCCTCTTATTTCTCTCTATCTCAGTCTAATACTTCTTCCTATCATTGCTCTCCACCGTCACTGCTCTCCACCGCCGCTGCCCTCCACCGCCGCTGCCCTCCACCACCGTTGCTTTCCACCGCTGCTCTCCATCGCCGTTGCTCTCCACTGTCGCTGCCCTCTACCACTGCTGCCCTCCACCACCTGTCCTCTACCACCGTTCTCTCCACCACTGTTGCGCTCTACCACCGTGCTCTCCACCACATTTTTACGATTAGGAACATTTCTCTTACAAATATGAGAATTGCAGAAAAACTCTCCATGATTCCCTATGATTTaaactattgaaaataaattggttgtttgatACTTTGGAAACTAGTTTGTTACTCGCGTGATGTCGTTTTGGTGGTGGAGTTAGtgtaaatgaaaaaacaaattgacaCAGCGacgaaggaagaggaagaagatggacCAGGTCGCGACATTTatcgacggatttaccgaaggcctagatccttcggtaattaccgaaggctttaccgacggtcaaaagccttcgataattacTGACGGACGAAAGATCCGTCGGTAAAGTTTATCGACAACGTTTTTACCGACGGTATGTTGACCGTCGGTAAGCCGTCGGTAAATGCTAATTACCGACGAATTTTATACATTACCGACGACTTATGACTGTCGGTAATTTCAATCATTCTTGTAGTGAACTCCCAAGGCGTCCACCACATGTCTAAAAGTCTCTGAACAACACCAAGTAGGATACACGAATCAGGGTGACACTTTTTTTCGTGAAAATAGTGCATCCAACTAGGTGCAACAAGTATGCTCATGTGGCACACTCCCACTACTACTTCTCACAACCCTCATTATAAACATCACTCAACCATCTAAGCCTAACTTAGGGACCACATTCTTGTCTCATCTCAATTGTAGCCCTTGTGCGGTCCACACCCAAAAGGTCCACGATAACAACTCGAGCTTTTTTAAAGTCCAACACTTCATTTGGATATAGTTGTCCCAATATAGGTAAGTGTAGTAGCATGGGCACATAATCTAGTGTTACGGTCATCTCACCCATCAGGACATGGAAACTATTTGTCTCCTTATGTCATCTCTTAACGAACGCCAATATCAAGTCCTTGTTGGTGTAATCGTAGAAAATATCACATAAGGGCGTCAAACCAAAATTCAACACAAAATGTTGAATTGGCTCATGGCATGttccaaatttatttattttttctccatGGGAGACCAGCCTGATCTTCCCTCGGTTCTATAGAAAACATTACATAAAATGCATTTAAACAACTCATTAGTTATTAAAATTCATGTATTATATTAACTTGGTCATGCCACAACGCATATGCAACATGATCCACAAAGTTCATCAAAAGTGATGTATCATGTGAACCTTCTAAAAATCCACatgtttcattttttcttgAACAACTTCCTCGTGCTGCTAAACAACCGAATTCTACTACTCGATAACATCGTCGTGCTCTTCGTGAACATCAACATCATGTAATGCCCTAGCTTCTTCAAGACAAATCTTTCTACGAGCTTATCTCATAGGTCTTCTTCTCTGTTCACCCTCTGAAAAGCTCTTACCTTGACAAACAAATtcatcaaatattaaaacacccataaaaaatataaatatacaataaacaCCAAATATCCACCAAATTCATAATTTGTCATATTTCAACTATCACTTagatatatgaaataatttatttaaaatattagtgactaattattattttatattatagatatttgatcaaagaagatgaattgaatgaagaaaattaaaattaatcattcgtgaacatgtttttctttattgtgtacttgaataattttattattttattttgaaaaattactttaaacatgtttaaagtttattttatataatatttaattttaatttcaaattattttattgtgtttttggtttattagagcatttttttatcataataaactaatgtaatataaaaaaaaccaatATGATGTATTCCTGACAGTTTTGAAACCTTTGTAAGTTACCGTGGTTGTAGTTTTGATTGTCTGGAAAATCCCTGCAAGTTTCGACAGTTTCAAAAATCTCTGCAAGTTCCGACGTTTCCCAAACCCTAATTAGTTTTGGTGGTTTTGTGTAAGTACTAACGATTTTTTATAACCTCTCTCTATAGGTAGCGACAGTTTTGACTAAAACCCCCCAAAAATTATGACTGTTTTGAGCAAAACTCCTGAAAATCACTTATCAACAATGTTTTTTCTAGCAATTTTCAAAACCGCCAGTTATCCCGCAACCACAAATAATccctattatttttttttttagtgcaCACGAGACAAAGTTTTATTTGTATTCATTGTTggaaatttaagttttatattaaataaaaaataatatataaaatatagatgtataaatttattattttaatattttgaattaaagataatataaatagaaaaattttaatatattaatatccgtgtgtatatatatatatatatatatatatatatatatatatatatatatatatattgaaagatAGTAAAAAAAGTTCACAAAAAAAATCTGAATTCCCTAAGTTCCCATTTGATCCACCACATTCTTAGTTGTTGAAATATGagatacaatattttatatatctatGGTAGCTTCCTAGTGTGAATGCTATGagaccattttgtttgattttcacCGGCTAAAACCCTTCTAGATCCTTTCACCACAAGTCAAATTTTCATTCACGACA
This sequence is a window from Vigna angularis cultivar LongXiaoDou No.4 chromosome 2, ASM1680809v1, whole genome shotgun sequence. Protein-coding genes within it:
- the LOC108323295 gene encoding triacylglycerol lipase SDP1, coding for MDHISNEARVDRFPIGPSDILGRTIAFRVLFCRSMSQFQHQIFHVLLDLFYRFRGGLLSFISWLHPRNPQGILAMMTIVAFLLKRYTNVKVRAEMAYRRKFWRNMMRSALTYEEWAHAAKMLDRETTKMNESDLYDVELVRNKLQELRHRRQERSLRDIIFCMRADLVRNLGNMCNPELHKGRLQVPRLIKEYIDEVTTQLKMVCDSDSEELSLEEKLAFMHETRHAFGRTALLLSGGASLGASHVGVVKTLVEHKLLPRIIAGSSVGSIMCAVVATRTWPELQSFFEDSWHSLQFFDQMGGIFTVVKRVATFGAVHEIRQLQIMLRHLTSNLTFQEAYDMTGRILGITVCSPRKHEPPRCLNYLTSPHVVIWSAVTASCAFPGLFEAQELMAKDRSGEIIPYHPPFNLGPEEGSTPARRWRDGSLEIDLPMMQLKELFNVNHFIVSQANPHIAPLLRLKAFVRTHGGNFAAKLAHLVEMEVKHRCNQILELGFPLGGLAKLFAQDWEGDVTVVMPATLAQYTKIIQNPSYGELQKAANQGRRCTWEKLSAIKANCGIELALDECVVILNHMRRLKRIAERAATASHAATASHGLSSTVRFSASRRIPSWNCIARENSTGSLEDLIDVSSSLHQSISSSNVGSGKTWKTHRGIHEGSDSDSESVDLTSWTRSGGPLMRTTSANMFIDFMQNLEVDTEQNKGLASHANANDFQYRSPRLTTLDRNSDSTESELREISNRVVNGSRILVTAGDFLQPERIHNGIVFNVVKKEDVTPLNRSNDFENYNNEVAECVQDECPGKEMDAASSSSEHGDDESAPDYTSVNHSGTDSSIDQSIVDG